A window of the Pyxidicoccus trucidator genome harbors these coding sequences:
- a CDS encoding RNA polymerase sigma factor — MATDDLTLVKRVRSGDQRAFKLLVERYQRKVYAVALGMLKDKEESMDVSQEAFVKVYKYLDHFKGDSSFYTWLYRITVNICIDVIRKRGGGGEVVEFDENQAMDLSEARIGALGSRLGTNPQKSALRRELAEKIQEALATVPEKHRAILLLREIEGMSYEDLARTLDIPKGTVMSRLFHARAKVQKILSEYLELDEAKSGVGNE, encoded by the coding sequence TTGGCAACCGACGACCTTACACTCGTCAAGCGCGTCCGGAGCGGCGACCAACGCGCATTCAAGCTCCTCGTCGAGCGTTACCAGCGCAAGGTGTACGCCGTTGCCCTGGGCATGCTGAAGGACAAGGAAGAGTCCATGGACGTCTCCCAGGAGGCGTTCGTCAAGGTCTACAAGTACCTGGACCACTTCAAGGGCGACTCGTCCTTCTACACCTGGCTCTACCGCATCACCGTCAACATCTGCATTGACGTGATTCGCAAGCGCGGCGGAGGCGGTGAGGTCGTCGAGTTCGACGAGAACCAGGCGATGGACCTGTCCGAGGCCCGCATTGGCGCGCTCGGCAGCCGGCTGGGCACCAACCCCCAGAAGAGCGCCCTGCGCCGCGAATTGGCGGAGAAAATCCAGGAGGCCCTGGCCACCGTGCCGGAGAAGCACCGCGCCATCCTCCTGCTGCGGGAGATCGAGGGCATGTCCTACGAGGACCTGGCCCGGACCTTGGATATCCCGAAAGGCACGGTGATGAGCCGCCTCTTCCATGCCCGGGCCAAGGTTCAGAAAATCCTGAGTGAATACCTGGAGTTGGACGAGGCGAAGAGCGGAGTGGGGAACGAGTGA
- a CDS encoding Immediate early protein ICP0 produces MSSFRIPSALARLLPTLVGGTERSGFPKGGIPQVLDGGARPGRDDNFRTQQAPPPGRPPLAGDERPPVKSVEELVPPGLEEVAGQEDLAHRFGNDAALLSAHLKPSQLSGSERATRLWAFFAAYAEAAAGKPPQEEAKAAFKEALEGQGFAGLRDANTAKDGVDRGMWVLNARGPDEARERAASVRLEPPPEVRHSEAAARQDASSVDRPADQALSLQAGARSSEALRGTAVPVALESREAHEEEEDPEEALRKRARNRRLGPMMLWNVLHRFRSNEEDGAVADANWDRAAFGAVLALAAIALMVAALVSL; encoded by the coding sequence ATGTCCTCCTTCCGAATCCCCTCCGCGCTCGCCCGCCTCCTCCCGACGCTCGTTGGCGGCACGGAGCGCTCCGGCTTCCCCAAGGGGGGCATCCCCCAGGTGCTCGACGGCGGGGCCCGCCCGGGCCGGGACGACAACTTCCGCACCCAGCAGGCGCCGCCGCCGGGCCGTCCGCCCCTGGCGGGTGATGAGCGCCCCCCGGTGAAGTCCGTGGAGGAATTGGTGCCGCCGGGCCTGGAGGAGGTGGCCGGGCAGGAGGACCTCGCCCACCGCTTCGGCAACGACGCGGCCCTGCTCTCCGCGCACCTCAAGCCGTCCCAGCTCTCCGGCTCCGAGCGCGCCACCCGCCTGTGGGCCTTCTTCGCCGCCTATGCCGAGGCCGCCGCGGGCAAGCCCCCTCAAGAGGAGGCGAAGGCCGCCTTCAAGGAGGCGCTGGAGGGCCAGGGCTTCGCCGGCCTGCGCGATGCGAACACCGCGAAGGACGGCGTGGACCGGGGCATGTGGGTGCTGAACGCCCGGGGCCCCGACGAGGCCCGCGAGCGCGCCGCCAGCGTCCGCCTGGAGCCACCCCCCGAGGTCCGCCACTCGGAGGCCGCCGCGAGGCAGGACGCTTCGTCGGTGGACCGACCGGCCGACCAGGCGCTGTCCCTCCAGGCTGGCGCCCGGAGCTCCGAGGCGCTTCGCGGCACGGCCGTCCCCGTGGCCCTGGAGTCCCGCGAGGCCCATGAAGAGGAGGAGGACCCGGAGGAGGCGCTCCGGAAGCGGGCGAGGAACCGCCGCCTGGGGCCGATGATGCTCTGGAACGTCCTCCATCGTTTCCGCTCCAACGAAGAGGACGGCGCCGTGGCCGACGCCAACTGGGACCGGGCGGCCTTCGGGGCGGTGCTGGCCCTGGCCGCCATCGCCCTCATGGTGGCCGCGCTCGTGAGCCTCTAG
- the hemF gene encoding oxygen-dependent coproporphyrinogen oxidase, protein MTTVDVESLKQRMAAFTQTLQDEICGALERLDGTARFREDAWTRPGGGGGRSRVLEDGAVLEKAGVNTSVVFGELEEQFAQKLQGEGRHFWAGGVSLVLHPRNPHVPTVHANYRFIHQGGKAWFGGGADLTPYYLYEEDAAHFHRTHQAACDRHDAAYYPRFKAACDRYFHLRHREETRGVGGIFFENMGGELEREFAFVQDCGRAFLDAYLPIAERRKDTPFTDAQRFWQEVRRGRYVEFNLVYDRGTVFGLETRGRTESILMSLPPQARWRYDHHPEPGSWEARLVEVLRHPRDWAGQGG, encoded by the coding sequence ATGACGACGGTGGACGTGGAGAGCCTCAAGCAGCGGATGGCCGCCTTCACCCAGACGCTGCAGGACGAAATCTGCGGCGCGCTGGAGCGGCTGGACGGCACGGCGCGCTTTCGCGAGGACGCGTGGACCCGTCCCGGCGGGGGCGGCGGGCGCAGCCGCGTGCTGGAGGACGGCGCCGTGCTGGAGAAGGCCGGCGTCAACACGTCCGTGGTGTTCGGCGAGTTGGAGGAGCAGTTCGCCCAGAAGCTCCAGGGCGAGGGCCGCCACTTCTGGGCGGGCGGCGTCTCCCTGGTGCTCCACCCGCGCAACCCGCACGTGCCCACCGTGCACGCCAACTACCGCTTCATCCACCAGGGCGGGAAGGCGTGGTTCGGCGGCGGCGCGGACCTGACGCCGTACTACCTCTATGAGGAGGACGCGGCGCACTTCCACCGCACGCACCAGGCCGCGTGTGACAGGCACGACGCGGCGTACTACCCGCGCTTCAAGGCCGCGTGTGACAGGTACTTCCACCTGCGCCACCGCGAGGAGACGCGCGGCGTGGGCGGCATCTTCTTCGAGAACATGGGCGGGGAGCTGGAGCGCGAGTTCGCCTTCGTCCAGGACTGCGGCCGGGCCTTCCTCGACGCCTACCTGCCCATCGCCGAGCGCCGCAAGGACACGCCCTTCACGGACGCGCAGCGCTTCTGGCAGGAGGTGCGGCGCGGGCGCTACGTGGAGTTCAACCTCGTCTATGACCGGGGCACCGTCTTCGGCCTGGAGACGCGCGGGCGCACCGAGTCCATCCTCATGTCCCTGCCGCCCCAGGCCCGCTGGCGCTATGACCACCACCCCGAGCCCGGCTCCTGGGAGGCGCGGCTGGTGGAGGTGCTCCGCCACCCGCGTGACTGGGCAGGCCAGGGAGGCTGA
- a CDS encoding DUF2304 domain-containing protein: MSRSSIIVLVFSAAFAVAVLLSARRRRTSEHHTFSWLLVSLLTAGLALWRNAIDTLAAAMGIYYAPSALFFVVCGGLVWMLFRLSLQVAEQRRQLQRLAQELAVLSAERPPPGDRASAPAPGSAG, translated from the coding sequence ATGAGCCGGTCCAGCATCATCGTCCTGGTCTTCTCCGCCGCCTTCGCCGTGGCCGTCCTCCTGTCGGCGCGGCGTCGGCGCACGTCGGAGCACCACACCTTCAGCTGGCTGCTGGTGTCCCTGCTGACGGCGGGGCTGGCGCTCTGGCGTAACGCCATCGATACTCTCGCCGCGGCGATGGGCATCTACTACGCCCCCTCCGCGCTCTTCTTCGTGGTGTGTGGCGGGCTCGTGTGGATGCTCTTCCGCCTCAGCCTCCAGGTGGCCGAGCAGCGCCGGCAGCTCCAGCGGCTGGCCCAGGAGCTGGCCGTGCTGTCCGCCGAGCGCCCCCCTCCTGGAGACCGCGCTTCCGCTCCGGCCCCGGGTTCCGCGGGCTGA
- a CDS encoding glycosyltransferase family 2 protein: protein MGAGTLIVLLAYNEEACIADVVTELRRELPDVDVAVVDDGSRDETSERAREGGARVVRHPINLGVAAAEATGLLYALRHGYSRVVRMDGDGQHDPHSVPALLKALEGGAELVVGSRFAGVESFRSTWLRRFGSGLISRLLSSLCRQRITDPTSGFRGFGPRAIRYFSTHFPHDYPEPESVLMASRQRFPIVEVPVKMRSRRAGVSSLTPWRSTFYMAKVSFALFMERFRAV, encoded by the coding sequence ATGGGTGCGGGAACGCTCATCGTCCTACTGGCCTACAACGAGGAGGCCTGCATCGCCGACGTCGTCACCGAGCTCCGGCGGGAGCTGCCGGACGTGGACGTGGCGGTGGTGGATGACGGCTCGCGCGACGAGACGTCGGAGCGGGCCAGGGAGGGCGGCGCGCGGGTGGTGCGCCACCCCATCAACCTGGGCGTCGCGGCGGCCGAGGCCACCGGGCTGCTGTACGCGCTGCGCCACGGGTACTCCCGCGTGGTGCGCATGGACGGCGACGGCCAGCATGACCCGCACAGCGTGCCCGCGCTGCTGAAGGCCCTGGAGGGAGGCGCGGAGCTGGTGGTGGGCAGCCGCTTCGCCGGGGTGGAGAGCTTCCGCTCCACGTGGCTGCGCCGCTTCGGCAGCGGGCTCATCTCCCGCCTGCTGTCGTCCCTGTGCCGGCAGCGAATCACGGACCCCACGTCGGGCTTCCGCGGCTTCGGCCCCCGGGCCATCCGCTACTTCTCCACCCACTTCCCGCACGACTATCCGGAGCCGGAGAGCGTGCTGATGGCGTCGCGGCAGCGCTTCCCCATCGTGGAGGTGCCCGTGAAGATGCGCTCGCGCCGCGCGGGGGTGAGCTCGCTCACGCCGTGGCGGTCGACCTTCTACATGGCCAAGGTGTCCTTCGCCCTCTTCATGGAGCGCTTCCGGGCGGTGTGA
- a CDS encoding DUF3467 domain-containing protein yields MADTPKPPDMQLQIQIDEDVANGQYVNMALVNHSDTEFTLDFIYVQPQQPKARVRSRIITNPKHMKRLVAAMQDNINRYEAKFGPIVTREDDGGVH; encoded by the coding sequence ATGGCTGACACTCCGAAGCCCCCGGACATGCAGTTGCAGATACAGATAGACGAGGACGTGGCCAATGGTCAGTACGTGAACATGGCCCTGGTGAACCACTCCGACACGGAGTTCACCCTGGACTTCATCTACGTCCAGCCCCAGCAGCCCAAGGCCCGGGTCCGCTCGCGCATCATCACCAACCCCAAGCACATGAAGCGCCTGGTGGCGGCCATGCAGGACAACATCAACCGCTACGAGGCGAAGTTCGGCCCCATCGTCACGCGCGAGGACGACGGCGGCGTGCACTGA
- a CDS encoding alpha/beta hydrolase, with amino-acid sequence MDPRKTAPFDLGQGEDACLLLHGFTGSPWDVRPLGEALAARGMRVVAPRLPGHGTTPQALLHVTWRDWQAAADSALAGLHGHRSIFVAGLSMGALLALGLAARHPETVRALALVAPAVRFRGPRMFLIRQLARTPVLEWARPWAEKTGTDISDPEALAEAPILPAFPVARLRDLCTLQNLAVRDVAQVRCPTLVAVAEQDHVVDPEGGRWLARRLTAAPSVRFLSLRDGFHVIPRDTAGPLLAAEVGSFLEQWRGAGTTWDARHAGA; translated from the coding sequence ATGGACCCGCGGAAGACAGCGCCCTTCGACCTGGGCCAGGGCGAGGACGCGTGCCTGCTGCTGCACGGCTTCACCGGCAGCCCCTGGGACGTGCGCCCGCTGGGAGAGGCCCTGGCCGCGCGCGGCATGCGGGTGGTGGCCCCCCGGCTACCGGGGCACGGCACCACGCCCCAGGCGCTGCTGCACGTCACCTGGAGGGACTGGCAGGCGGCGGCGGACAGCGCGCTGGCCGGGCTGCACGGGCACCGGAGCATCTTCGTGGCGGGGCTGTCCATGGGGGCGCTGCTGGCCCTGGGGCTCGCGGCCCGGCACCCGGAGACGGTGCGGGCGCTGGCGCTGGTGGCCCCGGCGGTGCGCTTCCGGGGGCCGCGCATGTTCCTCATCCGGCAGCTCGCCCGTACACCGGTGCTGGAGTGGGCGAGACCCTGGGCGGAGAAGACGGGCACGGACATCTCGGACCCGGAGGCGCTGGCCGAGGCGCCAATTCTGCCGGCCTTCCCGGTGGCGCGGCTGCGGGACTTGTGCACCCTGCAGAACCTGGCGGTGCGGGATGTGGCGCAGGTGCGCTGCCCCACGCTGGTGGCGGTGGCGGAGCAGGACCACGTGGTGGACCCGGAGGGCGGGCGGTGGCTCGCCCGGCGGCTCACGGCGGCCCCCTCGGTGCGCTTCCTCTCCCTGCGAGACGGCTTCCACGTCATCCCCCGGGACACGGCGGGCCCGCTGCTGGCGGCCGAGGTGGGCAGCTTCCTGGAGCAGTGGCGGGGCGCCGGGACGACGTGGGACGCGCGGCACGCTGGAGCCTGA
- a CDS encoding ABC transporter ATP-binding protein: MPPSDTPPLVELRDVTKAYAEGDTVREVLSGVRLSLYRGEFVVLLGRSGSGKSTLLNLISGIDVPSQGEVRVDGKDLGNLSERERTLLRRERIGFIFQAFNLLPTLTVEENVRLPLELNGKDAAESGAKARALLERVGLGTRASSFPDRLSGGEQQRVAVARALAHSPPLLLADEPTGNLDEATGRQVLDLLEGLTRQGNACALIVTHEPGMVARADRVLSMEGGRLVEREPARRETR; encoded by the coding sequence ATGCCCCCGTCCGACACCCCGCCCCTGGTCGAGCTGCGCGACGTCACGAAGGCCTACGCCGAAGGCGACACCGTGAGGGAGGTGCTCTCCGGCGTCCGCCTCTCCCTGTATCGGGGCGAGTTCGTGGTGCTGCTGGGCCGCAGCGGCTCCGGAAAATCCACGCTGCTCAACCTCATCAGCGGCATTGATGTGCCCAGCCAGGGTGAGGTGCGCGTGGATGGCAAGGACCTGGGCAACCTGAGCGAGCGCGAGCGCACGCTGCTGAGGCGCGAGCGCATCGGCTTCATCTTCCAGGCCTTCAACCTCCTGCCCACGCTGACGGTGGAGGAGAACGTGCGGCTGCCCCTGGAGCTCAACGGGAAGGACGCCGCGGAGTCGGGAGCAAAGGCGAGGGCGCTGCTGGAGCGGGTGGGACTGGGCACGCGCGCGAGCAGCTTCCCGGACCGGCTGTCCGGCGGCGAGCAGCAGCGCGTGGCGGTGGCGCGGGCGCTGGCGCACTCCCCGCCGCTGCTGCTGGCGGACGAGCCCACCGGCAACCTGGACGAGGCGACGGGGCGGCAGGTGCTCGACCTGCTGGAGGGACTCACGCGGCAGGGCAACGCGTGCGCGCTCATCGTCACCCACGAGCCGGGCATGGTGGCCCGCGCGGACCGCGTGCTGTCGATGGAGGGTGGACGGCTCGTGGAGCGCGAGCCGGCGCGAAGGGAGACGCGATGA
- a CDS encoding ABC transporter permease — translation MKGLLVRSSLRHLGGHPWLTALSLLGIALGVAVVVSIDLASDSALRAFERSTDAVAGRATHQLVGGSSGVDEHVYRDLRLRKDAPVSAPVVEGHVQAGVGDRRTLTVLGVDPFAEAPFRDYAKGEAVGDVGALLTEPGTVLLSGRAARALGIPAGGELPVRVEGVNKRLRVSALLEPADEDTARALEALVLTDLSTAQEVLGQLGRLTRVDLRMRDEAQATRLAATLPTGTELVRASARAGTVEQMTRAFRTNLTALSLLALVVGMFLIYNTMTFSVVQRRGLLGRLRAVGITRGELFALVLGEAAVLGAVGTVAGVLLGVLLARGLVGLVTQTFNDLYFVVSVRGLALEPLTLAKGLVLGLGATLLAALVPAWEAARSPPVTTMRRSTMEDVSRSRAPKLAVLGLLVLAGGTALLTWPTQALLPAYGGLFSVLLGSALLVPWVTERLSSVAAVPLGAAFGMLGRMAARSVRTSLSRTAVALAALMVAVATTVGVGLMVSSFRGTVMSWLDTSLQADVFISPPSLVARRGTATLMPGLAEHLRSTPGAAASSTIRVTTTRADGVPTDLVAIDFSRTTARPYRFKQGDAAAIWRELEASPDTLLVSEPFSFHRKVGVGGTVRLATDQGPRDFRVVGVYFDYGSDVGTMLMPRSTYERWYEDRGVSGVALYAAPGQDVDALVASVRERAGGSQALLVRANRSLRQASMEVFDRTFTITQVLRLLAIGVAFVGVLSALMSLQLERARELAVLRATGLTPGQLWGLVSLQTGLLGLLAGLFSVPLGVALAYVLVHVINQRSFGWTLQLAVTPETLWQAMLLALVASALAGLYPAWKMARANPALALREE, via the coding sequence ATGAAGGGGCTGCTGGTCCGCTCCAGCCTGCGCCACCTGGGCGGCCACCCGTGGCTGACGGCGCTGTCGCTGCTGGGCATCGCGCTGGGCGTGGCGGTGGTGGTGTCGATTGATTTGGCGAGCGACAGCGCGCTGCGAGCCTTCGAGCGCTCCACGGACGCGGTGGCCGGCCGCGCCACGCATCAGCTGGTGGGTGGCTCCTCGGGCGTGGACGAGCACGTGTACCGCGACTTGCGCCTGCGCAAGGACGCGCCGGTGTCCGCGCCGGTGGTGGAGGGCCACGTGCAGGCGGGGGTGGGCGACCGGCGCACGCTGACGGTGCTGGGAGTGGACCCGTTCGCGGAGGCCCCGTTCCGCGACTACGCGAAGGGCGAGGCGGTGGGCGACGTGGGCGCGCTGCTCACCGAGCCGGGCACGGTGCTGCTGAGCGGCCGGGCCGCGCGGGCGCTGGGCATCCCCGCCGGAGGCGAGCTGCCGGTGCGGGTGGAGGGCGTGAACAAGCGGCTGCGGGTGTCGGCGCTGCTGGAGCCCGCGGACGAGGACACCGCGCGGGCGCTGGAGGCGCTGGTGCTCACGGACCTGTCCACCGCTCAGGAGGTGCTGGGGCAACTGGGACGGCTGACGCGCGTGGACCTGCGGATGCGGGACGAGGCGCAGGCGACGCGGCTGGCGGCGACGCTGCCCACGGGCACGGAGTTGGTGCGCGCCTCCGCACGGGCGGGCACGGTGGAGCAGATGACGCGGGCCTTCCGCACCAACCTCACCGCGCTGTCGCTGCTGGCGCTCGTGGTGGGGATGTTCCTCATCTACAACACGATGACGTTCTCCGTGGTGCAGCGGCGCGGGCTGCTGGGGCGGCTGCGCGCGGTGGGCATCACCCGCGGCGAGCTCTTCGCGCTGGTGCTGGGCGAGGCGGCGGTGCTGGGCGCAGTGGGCACGGTGGCGGGCGTGCTGCTAGGCGTGCTGCTGGCTCGCGGGCTGGTGGGGCTCGTCACGCAGACCTTCAACGACTTGTACTTCGTGGTGAGCGTGCGTGGGCTGGCATTGGAGCCCCTCACGCTGGCCAAGGGGCTGGTGCTGGGGCTGGGCGCCACGCTGCTGGCGGCGCTGGTGCCGGCGTGGGAGGCGGCGCGCTCTCCGCCGGTGACGACGATGCGGCGCTCCACCATGGAGGACGTGTCGCGCAGCCGCGCGCCGAAGCTGGCGGTGCTGGGGTTGTTGGTACTGGCCGGAGGCACGGCGCTGCTGACGTGGCCCACGCAGGCACTGCTGCCGGCGTACGGGGGCCTCTTCTCCGTGCTGCTGGGCTCGGCGCTGCTGGTGCCGTGGGTGACGGAGCGGCTGTCGTCGGTGGCGGCGGTGCCGCTGGGCGCGGCCTTCGGCATGCTGGGGCGCATGGCGGCGCGCAGTGTCCGCACCAGCCTCAGTCGCACGGCGGTGGCGCTGGCGGCGCTGATGGTGGCGGTGGCCACCACGGTGGGCGTGGGCCTCATGGTGTCCAGCTTCCGGGGCACGGTGATGTCCTGGCTCGACACGTCGCTCCAGGCGGACGTGTTCATCTCCCCGCCTTCGCTGGTGGCGCGGCGCGGGACGGCCACGCTGATGCCGGGACTGGCCGAGCACCTGCGCTCCACGCCCGGCGCCGCCGCGAGCAGCACCATCCGCGTGACGACGACGCGCGCGGACGGCGTACCCACCGACCTGGTGGCCATCGACTTCTCCCGGACGACAGCGCGGCCCTACCGCTTCAAGCAGGGGGACGCGGCCGCGATATGGCGGGAGCTGGAGGCGTCACCAGACACCCTCCTCGTCTCCGAGCCCTTCAGCTTCCACCGCAAAGTGGGCGTGGGCGGGACGGTGCGACTGGCCACGGACCAGGGGCCGCGCGACTTCCGCGTGGTGGGCGTGTACTTCGACTACGGCTCGGACGTGGGGACGATGCTGATGCCGCGCTCCACCTACGAGCGCTGGTACGAAGACCGGGGGGTGAGCGGCGTCGCGCTGTATGCTGCGCCGGGGCAGGACGTGGACGCGCTGGTGGCCTCGGTGCGCGAGCGGGCCGGGGGCTCGCAGGCTCTGCTGGTGCGCGCGAACCGCTCGCTGCGGCAGGCGTCCATGGAGGTGTTCGACCGCACCTTCACGATTACGCAGGTGCTCCGGCTGCTGGCCATCGGCGTGGCCTTCGTGGGCGTGCTGAGCGCACTGATGTCGCTGCAGCTGGAGCGGGCCCGGGAGCTGGCGGTGCTGCGCGCGACGGGGCTGACACCGGGACAGCTCTGGGGACTCGTGTCGCTGCAGACGGGCCTGCTGGGCCTGCTGGCGGGGCTGTTCTCCGTGCCGCTGGGCGTAGCGCTGGCGTACGTGCTGGTGCACGTCATCAACCAGCGCTCGTTCGGGTGGACGCTGCAGCTCGCGGTGACACCGGAGACGCTGTGGCAGGCGATGCTGTTGGCGCTGGTGGCGTCGGCGCTGGCCGGGCTGTACCCGGCCTGGAAGATGGCGCGCGCCAACCCCGCGCTCGCGCTGCGGGAGGAGTGA
- a CDS encoding lipocalin-like domain-containing protein, translated as MSGGRGLVIGTAVVLVALAVAVAVVTRESAPPALPQGGTLTVSGALGGADTSAVGYARAVEPRPFQFPEDHGPHPEFRTEWWYWTGNLETEDGRAFGYQFTLFRSALAPAAPQRESAWGARDVYLGHFTVTDVGGGEFHPAERFSRAAVGLAGASGKPFKVWLEDWEAASVGEATWPVRLRAETDAVALELLLEPGKPPVLQGDKGLSQKGPERGNASYYYSMTRMPSRGTVRVDGQTYTVKGESWMDREWSTSALGADQVGWDWFSLQLSDGSELMYYQLRRKDGSADPFSAGTWVPPPGAASSEPVRVSREDVRLEVLDTWKSPRSTGVYPSRWRLRVEKLGLDLTVTPKMADQELPVSVLYWEGTVGLEGTREGKPLTGRGYVELTGYADIQGPRRPETRARGTPEAEAAASSPVK; from the coding sequence ATGAGCGGCGGACGAGGGCTCGTCATCGGAACGGCGGTGGTGCTGGTGGCGCTGGCGGTGGCCGTCGCCGTCGTCACGCGGGAGTCGGCGCCCCCGGCCCTGCCACAGGGAGGAACGCTCACGGTGAGCGGGGCGCTCGGAGGGGCGGACACGAGTGCGGTGGGCTATGCGCGCGCGGTGGAGCCCCGGCCCTTCCAGTTCCCCGAGGACCACGGCCCGCACCCGGAGTTCCGCACGGAGTGGTGGTACTGGACGGGGAATCTGGAGACGGAGGACGGACGCGCCTTCGGCTACCAGTTCACCCTGTTCCGCAGCGCGCTGGCCCCCGCCGCGCCACAGCGCGAGTCCGCGTGGGGCGCGCGCGACGTGTACCTGGGGCACTTCACGGTGACGGACGTGGGGGGCGGGGAGTTCCACCCGGCGGAGCGCTTCAGCCGTGCGGCGGTGGGGCTCGCGGGGGCGAGCGGGAAGCCCTTCAAGGTGTGGCTGGAGGACTGGGAGGCCGCGAGCGTTGGCGAGGCCACGTGGCCGGTGCGGCTGCGCGCGGAGACGGACGCGGTGGCGCTGGAGCTGCTGCTGGAGCCGGGCAAGCCGCCGGTGCTCCAGGGTGACAAGGGCCTGAGCCAGAAGGGGCCGGAGCGGGGCAATGCGTCCTACTACTACTCGATGACGCGGATGCCCTCGCGGGGCACGGTGCGGGTGGACGGGCAGACGTACACGGTGAAGGGCGAGAGCTGGATGGACCGCGAGTGGAGCACCAGTGCGCTCGGCGCGGACCAGGTGGGCTGGGACTGGTTCTCGCTGCAGCTCTCCGACGGAAGCGAGCTGATGTACTACCAGCTCCGCCGCAAGGACGGCTCGGCGGACCCGTTCAGCGCGGGCACGTGGGTGCCTCCGCCCGGCGCGGCGTCGAGCGAGCCGGTGCGCGTGTCACGCGAGGACGTGCGGCTCGAGGTGCTGGACACGTGGAAGAGTCCACGCAGCACGGGGGTGTACCCGTCGCGCTGGCGGCTGCGTGTGGAGAAGTTGGGGTTGGACCTCACGGTGACACCGAAGATGGCGGACCAGGAGCTGCCGGTGAGCGTGCTGTACTGGGAGGGCACGGTGGGGCTGGAGGGCACGCGCGAGGGCAAGCCGCTCACGGGCCGTGGGTACGTGGAGCTGACGGGGTACGCGGACATTCAGGGACCGCGGCGTCCCGAGACACGCGCGCGCGGGACGCCCGAAGCCGAGGCCGCCGCGAGCAGCCCGGTGAAGTGA